Part of the Peromyscus leucopus breed LL Stock chromosome 6, UCI_PerLeu_2.1, whole genome shotgun sequence genome, AGTTATCTAAATAAATGACAATTCCATAAGAATTCTAtcttacatgtacatatgcatatatatacatatatatcattttcTGTGATAATATAAATCCTCACTTaggtcttaaaatatatttttggtcttaaaatattttctttaaatttttcattgtattgTAATCTTAACTAATTGAGAAGTAAAACATCCATTTTACGGTATATAGAACAGAAATCAACTGTGCTGTCATAACACTAACATTCAAAATTTACAATGAATTATTtgatataacatatataaatttcATACTTAACCCCATTATAAATATCATTTATCAATATAACTATTCCTGTAATAATAATCTAACTTTAATAAACCATAGGTAAACATTACTGGAACCTAATGGATTTATCACAAACAGACAAAATCCCTAAGTGATATTTTGGATTTCCAGGGTTACCTGGTGATTGACATCCCAAATGGAAAGTATAGTTAGTTGCAATTTAGAAACAGTAAGCCTAATAATCAATAGCTTCATAGTTGTTTAAATTAGAATAGTTGAAGATACAACTTAATGATATTACATGACAAGAGATCTATGATAAACgaaatgaagaaatgatgtaTATTTACTTTAAATAGGACATCTTCTCTCCATTCCACTTGCGGATGACTGTGCCAAGTTTTGCTCCATACTTGAATTCTGTCACACGGCCATTTCCAAAGTACTCACTACCTTTAATTGCCTCACCACCCAGATCAATGACCTAGTAAATACATTGGGTCAGCTGtaatttttcatataaatttaaagtatgttatttaaatataatgtcaccggccgggcggtggtggtgcacgcctttaatcccagcactcgggaggcagagccaggcggatcgctgtgagttcgaggccagcctgggctaccaagtgagctccaggaaaggcgcaaaactatgcagagaaaccctgtctcgaaaaaccaaatatatatataatgtcattTAGAAATCCTTATATATTTTGCTATTTGAAATGTTCCTAATGAGTTCTGTATATGAAGATTCTGATTTCCTCATGACCTGTATATCACACTGTTGAAAGAAACCAAATTACAGGGTCACTTCTTATCCTCCAGGATGGCTGACAGAAGGGAAAACACTTGCTGTCAAGTTACCATCATGAGTGCTTATAAATTCATTATTGTTTCCAAGGCAACGAGCTACAAAGGCATTATCCCCAGGATATTTCAAAGGGCAATACTGTTGGACAGAAAGCGCCATCAATTTTTCTAAAGACTTTCAAATCTGATAAGATGAGAGGATTCTAAAACTCAGAAAGACTGGCATAAGACAACAACTGTTATGATTGCTCGACTTTTATAATGGTGTCTGGGGATTTAGAGAATGAATTAATGAAGTTTGCACTAACTTGTAACCAGCTGTGGTAAAGAATTAAGTGTTCTACCTCTGAATAACAGCAATCCCCTTATTAAATGCTCAGATTCTACACTCTGGAAGTGACTATTAACCTACATTATGAATTGTATACTTAGTGAAATCTCCTATCTACTATCTGGTTTACACAATGATGACAGTTAAGAAAAGcactcaagggctggagagatggctcagccattaaaggctaggctcaccaccaaaaatataagaaaagcaCTCAAGGCCTCAACACTATGACAGACCTATAGAAAAAACTAGAGACAACTAAGAAAATCTGAAAATAGGAAAggtggtcttccctggggaaataCCACACCAATTGGTTGCTCAGTatcaacatataaatatattggTAGCAATATACAGACTATATAAGTTATGTTTCAGAATATAtgttcatagatagatagatacatacatacatacatacatagatgatagatagatagggagatagatgatagatagatagatagatagatagatagatagatagatagatgattgtgtgtgtgtgtgtgtgtgtgtgtgtaataacaatAAGTCAAAAGAAGAGACCATAAATTTGAAGTAGTGTATGGAGGAATAcatggaaggatttggagggaggaaggaacaaaGAAGCATTGTAATTGAATTATGGTATCAAAGCTTTAAAAAGAACATGTATATTGTTTTAcctcttgaaaaataaaaggtcGGCTTCCTTGAGAGAACCACTGTGTATTGAGGTTATGCAGTTTGTCCAAAATAGCCTTTATGTCTCCGGGCCACATGTGCTTAGCAGCATCAAGTCTGAAACCTGCTACACCCATGTCAATGAGACGGTTCATATAATTAGCCACTGTGGTACGAACATAATCTTTCTCAAGTGCAAGATCCAGAAGGCCAGACAGACGACAATTTCTGACCTATTGAAGCAAAAAATGATTGATTTATGAAAAGGCATGTCTGGTCTAAGAATCATTTCATCATTCAGTCACTCACCCATTGACAAGTGGATATTTTCCTAGTGACTTTACTTAGAACATGGGAAGTACTGGTGTTTTAATTTGGACACAGACATTAAAATACTTTCTGTTGTACAtatagaaaatatcagaaaatactGGTGAGAATTTTAGAtagttcttcctccttctctctctctctctcttcctttctctctctctctctctctctctctctctctctctctctctctctctcttctctctctctctctgtcacttcGCCCTCTACTCTATCCCTCtgatctccttttcctcttcctctctttctccctattatttcttctttctttattttatgtagttAACAGAATCCAAACTGGGAACTCCCATGTTATGTAACTGCATTgctacaaatatgaaaatataatattgATTTATTACTTCTAATAATTTCTAATATGAGAATATTTATATAATtgataaaaatgcttttaaatatttcatacaaaGTCACTCAAGAGAATGTCTCCATTTTATCATTGATTTTGGTGTATCCCTAAAAAATAATGCAATGAAAATCCAGGACAAtttttgcatttctatttttCAAGCATTCTGTCTTAGTAACCTGTTTTCCTATGGAATCTGAAGGATTTGTCCAATGGTCACAAATAAATGCCTTGTGCATACCTAGATAGCTAGATGCTTCTTTATTCTGATCAACATTTCTCTCATTACCTGATTAGCATCATTGTAGTTATAAATTTCTCCATCACATTTACCATCGTTAAAATCCCAAGCCGAGTATGGAACTGATGGAAAGTCCCTGTTGTTAGCATTGTAGTAACTTCCACAGGTACTGCTTGTTCCTGcaccaccacctgcaccacacatgTGATTAATAACAGCATCCACATAAATACGGACCTGGAGAAGAAAAGCACATAGTTCAGCTAGGCTCTGGAACCTAAAGTTTCAATGGAAAACTCATAACCTGCTAGCAAATCTCCAAACTACATCCTCTGATGCTTTATAGATTCATTTTAGAAAAGTGAATCAAATGGAAAAGGGAACTAATGTGAAATAATATCAACAATAGTCCTGAAATTTGAAAAGAATAGAGAATATGGaagtggagataaacagaaactACCATAActacaaaaaaagaacaatttttgaGGAAGCAAAACTCAGTATAAAGATGAGTGTCATGTTTGAAATTTTGCAGGATCTTGAGAAGAACCTAGCTTACAATATCTACTATGTCTGTAGGCCAGAAGGTAGAATGATGTCTCTTCATTATAGGAGAAATAGATATTTTCGGTTAAAAACAATGATGGGGAAGAAAACCCAACAATTGTGGGGACAAAGAGGAATCATATAAGATGACTTTATCCTCACATCTGGCCCAACGCCTAACAGAAATATGTTAAGTAGTGTTTGTagctattaattttaaaagtgaacaGTTTGCTTTATGAGTACTATTCTTTCATATTAAACAGGTTTGTATTCAAGAATTTAAGCCGGGGGGTGGtcccgcatgcctttaatcacactctgccagcactcgggaggcagagccaggtggatctctgtgagttcaaggccagcctgggctaccaagtgagctccaggaaaggcgcaaagctacgaagataaaccctgtctcgaaaaaaaaaaaaaaaaaagaatttaaaagatgaCAATAAGACAGAAGTACATTTTCAAGAAtagataaaatataatgtaaaattttaGGAATAAAAATCCTATTCAAACAAAAAgaactggaaagaaagagaaatgtgtttatatataataattttaaagaaaaggtgaCATCACTTACACCAACGTTGTTGCACCTTGTCACCATGTCTCTGAATTCATCTTCGTTTCCAGACCTTGTGCATAGTTTGTAGCTAATTGGTTGGTACCTTTCCCACCAAGGCCTTGATGGGTTATAAACTACAATATTTTCATTGGGTGGAGAGACCTACAAAGAGAACAATTATAATTAGTACCAGATTACAGCTAACTTTACATAATAAATCTTGTAGAAACCTATCAATGATCTGACATTACTTCTTGATTAACAACTGCCTGAAAATGTGGAAAGACACTGCAGAAGTCCCACTTACATCCTACAACAAATATAAAGAAGCTATACCCACCCAACTTCTTCCTTCCACAGGAAAAGTTAGGTGTGAAATGAAGCTGTCTCCAGACTCACTAGGCTTgattaaaatactgttttatgtGAGGACAGTAAACTCTGCATTTACATTGTGATTAAGTCTTACCTGCACCCCTCCGAATCCCTTAGGAGCTAAGTATCTCTCGCATTCCTTGGCAATATCAACCCAGCGCCACTCAAACAGGTGGACAATAGCAGTCCGCCCATACTGAGTTTGTGGGTCATATTGAGCCCAGCAGAACCCAATGAGGGAAATGAGCAGAAAGAACTTCATTTTGCTTTGAAGTTGTCAGTGTTCTTTCTAGTGCCTATTTATATGCTGCAAAAGGTACACTTTACAAAGTCAATGTTtatcaatacatatttacagaatAAGCTTTTTATCCATAATCTAAAAGATTTGTGGTGAGGATGTGAACAGGTGAAGGTCCTTCAGAAACTCTCATGGAAAATAAACTGAAAGCCATTTTAGGACATGCATTATTTGATTAATGTATCTTATTACTAGTATTGGTGGAGTACATCTTACTTCTGATGTATTCTACTAAGACAAGAAAACTATAATTGATGCAAGTATAGCTATAATTATGTttgcaatatttttattatttccattcCAACTTGAAACAATAATATATTGAGTTCTTTTTGCTTCTCCTACTCAAatgttaattatttaaatatttttattattttcagaaaattaaacaTTGTAGAATTCACCTGCAATCCCAAAAACAggaggatgaaaaaaaaagattctgagtATGAGAatcctgggttacatagcaagcctttgtacacaaataaataaaaaaggcatTATGTAAATACATTTGCATTTGAGAACTATACACTTTCTCTACCATTGACTGGATATGCAGTGCTTATGAAGTTGCTAGTTTTTGCCCTTAGTGAAATATCTTTATATCTGctacaatacaaaataaaaacttaacaTTCTTCATCCTTTTCCATACTATTAAGTCTATGAAAGAATATGGTAGTACAAATAAGAAGAAACTACCCCAACCCTTAACAAGTATTAAGTGAATGTTCTCATTTTTTCAAGTACTTAGGACCCTAAGTCACAGCAATGTGACATGGCAGGTTGCTATTCTACAAATTCCTctaagggaaggagaaaatttcACGTAgctataattttaataataaatgaagtAATTTCTGATGAACAATGTAATTAGTGAAATTGTGAAAAAAAAGAGTGTAAGTTCAACATTGTGGCCTTTCAGACTAGATATTTAGGAATGTTTCACTAAAGACATGACTTTAGTTTGAATTGAAAGCAAAACTAGACTTCATGTAGTACAAAACAAGGCAATATCTGATGCTATCTACGTCTAATTAAAATCAGTCTCCTCTTTATTGTACCAAATTTTCTGTGAATGCTGAAAGTGTGCTTTCCAATATGGTAGCCAACAGCAAGAAGTAGCTAGTGAACTGTGGATGTATTGATAATTTGATAGAAATGGGCTGTTAGTGCAAAATAAACTCTAGATTTCAGTCTTAGTGTATAAAGCTATAGGAAAAATCATTGCAGATAGCCAGGCTTATGGGTTTATTAAGAGGGTACACAAACTCTAAAATGAAGATGACAATGAGGTTGCTCCTTTGTATACTGCCCAAGATCCTAAATACAATTTTCTGGAGAAAATGGTATAGgctgtatttaaaaattataaatgttaatatttatgtCAAAGGAAATTTCTGGGCAGTGTAGTATTCAGACTCTGGAAGTTCTACCTCTTACCTTTCTTAATCCTATGGAAACTGGTAAAGAACAAGTAgaagagaaagatagaaaatTTTCCCTTTTGGGGAGGAGAAGGGCTCAAGCTAGCTTAAAGCTGGAGACAAACCACTTGCTGAGAAACCAGCTCTAACTGTTAAAAACAAACCATCAGCTCTAACCCGAGAGGAGAGGTTTGGCATGAAGGCAATACCATAACCATCATAGACTCGAAACCAGTGAATAAATTTCCTGTAAATGGAAAAAGTCAGAATGCTACTGAAGCAGTTCCCTGTTCCTGCAAAGCAACTGTCCCAGGATGCATTTTCCAATATCAGCTCACAGAAGATGTTACAGttctgttccagaggatccaggctcaAACCCTGAGTTGAAACACCAGTTGAAAGATTTATGCATATATTCTGACTACGCAAGCACAGAAGAGGAAAGATTGAGGACAACTTTGAGCCTCCCTCCAGCAGTTAAAAGAATGTCAGATTCCAGGCAATGGGGGACAAAGTTAGAATCCCTGAGAGGACCTTGAGAAGGCCCAAAGGAGCTTCAGTATGGAGTTGTAAATGTTAACACCAAGTGCAGATTCCCCCTGATGCTGGAGTTGTCTGACCTAGGAGACATCGTCTGAAAAAAGCTACAGCCAGACCAATAGAGTGGCTGTCCACTCCAGAAAGGGCAACTGGAGGAGTAGCGCCCCATGTACCTTGTAGTCCATCTGACTCTATTATCCTAAAGAGAGCTTTagccaaccttggtttcaacaattctctctcatataaaccctcctctttctcactaattagactcccagagctccacccggggcctagccgtggatctccgcttccagattcctcagtcctagGATCGGGTTTCTGgaatgactattagggtgtttggctatcccatcaccagagtaggtcagttccggctctctctcaaccattgccagcagtctattgtgggggtatctttgtggatttctgtggcacagggacaaatagccaaacgaatggaaacacatgaactatgaaccaaaggctgaggggcccccaactagatcaggccctctgaataggtgagacagtcgattggcttgatctgtttgggaggcatctaggcagtggtaccaggccctgggctcattgcatgagttagctgtttgaaacctgggacttatgcagggacgcttggctcaatctgggcggaggggactggacctgcctggactgagtctatcaggttgatcccagtcctcaggggagaccttgatctggaggatgtgggaatgggtggtgggctggggggaaggggagggggcaggaagggagagaacaagggaatccgtggctaatatgtagaactgaatgttattgtaaaataaaataaaaggaaaaaaaaagagcgcTTTAGGTTTGGTCTTTACCCTGCTAGTTTTTAACCTTACACCCTTCCTTACTGTGCCCTATATAAACAGTTACTTGTAGCATTGTATATTGGAAGCCTGTCTCTTTTTATATTAGTTTCTCTGACAATTAAGACTTTGTTTTGGCTATCAGAAGAAACCTTGtacttttgtattctgttgtgATTATTAACAATTATGATGACTTGGAAGTTGAAAAGAAAGTACTTTTGCTTTATGAAAGGCCACCATATAATGGGAGTCACAGGCAGAATGATGATGtctctaaagaaaaaggaaatgtgttcACCAATGGTATGTTTGTTTAAATGCTTGGTTTCTTCCTGATTATAATATTTGTAAAGTTGAGCCTTTTAGGTGGAGCCATGATAAAAGAAGTCAGAGTTGATGGCATACACTGAGATTTAATTAACTTTGCTGACTTagtatttcccttcttttatgACTATGGATGTAATGGGACTAGGAGCTTTCAGCTTCCGTTGCCACACACTGCTCATAGTGATGGGTATCATCCACTGGAAATCAAAGTTGAAATAATCTATtcatggacttcccttctggaccagaggtgagtatctgggtccaacccggaccccatccctggacaccagccactctgggaagacctgcccaacttggccacaggctctggccaccgggcgggtccccttctagccccaccgggagggatccccttttccaagccccccggcagcccctgcaatctccgcgccctgcccgagaccccagccacttcctgagaattAGAGACTGgccaccagctcccatcctgcccccgacttcccttctggaccagagttggacaagagaactcccttttggacaagagagagagacttcctgaatctgtcagctctttctgaaacaagtacactgataagaccaagaaggaaccacaaggagatgggcagacatcaaggcagaagtacatacaacaaaatgaagagcaatacagcatcaccagaacctagcccgcctccaacatctagacctgaacaccaaaaattggaagaagcagaagaaagtagccttatgagtaacttcatgaagaaggtagaggcttgtgtagaggaaaagacaagaaaattggaagaacgctgtaaacaactagaggaaagggcaaacaaattagaagaaaacaataaagccctccaagaaaacaataaagtcctggaagaaaacaataaagtcctgcaagaaaacaataaagcactgaaagaaaatcatgaaaaagtaatgaaacaaacaaaggaaacagtccaagacctgaaaagggaaattgaaaaaataaagaagacacaaacagagggaatgctggaaatagaaaacctgataaaagatcgggaacttcagatgcaagtataaccaacagaatgcaagagatggaagagaggatttctggcattgaagatacagtagaagaaatagtttcatcagtcgaaggaaacactaaagccaacaaagtcatgaactaaaatgtccaagaaatttgggacaccatgaaaagaccaaacctacgaattatagggatagaagaaggtgaagaataccaactcaaaggcacagaaaatatattcaacaaaattatagaagaaaactttcccaacttaaagaaggaaatgcctatgaagatacaagaagcctatagaacaccaaacagactagaccccccaaaaaagtcccctcgacacataataattaaacaactaaatgtacagaataaagaaagaatattaagagcagccaaggaaaaaggccaagtgacctataaaggtaaacccatcagaataacacccgatttctcaatggagactttgaaagccagaaggacctggacagatgtaatgcagacactaagagaccatggatgtcagcccagactaatatacccagcaaaactttcaatcatcatagacggaaggaacaagacattcgaagacaaagccagatttaaacaatacctatccacaaacccagccctacagaaagcactagaaggaaaattccaaccgagggaagtcagatacacactcgaaaacacaggcaatagataaagccacaacagtaaaccccaaagagagaagtacacacacactaccaccaaaaataacagggatgaacaatcactggtcattaatatcccttaatatcaacggactcaattcacctataaaaagaaatagacttacagaatggatacgaaagcaggacccatctttctgctgcatacaagaaacacatctcaaattcaaagacagacactacttaagaataaaaggctgggaaaagactttccaatcaaatggtcttaagaaacaagcaggggtagccatcctgatatccaacaatatagacttcaaactaaaatcaatcaaaagagatcaagaaggacattacatcctcatcacaggaaagatccaccaagatgaagtttcaattctgaacatttatgccccaaacacaagggcacccacatatgtaaaagaaacattgctaaagcttaaaccacatataaaaccccacacattaatagtgggagatctcaacaccccactttcaccactggacagatctcccaaatcaaaacttaacagagaaataaaggacttaactgatctcatgacccaattggacctaacagatatctacagaacattccatcctaacaagaaagaatataccttcttctcagcactccatggaactttctctgaaatcgaccacatacttggccacaaagcaaatctcaacagatacaaaacaattagaataacctcctgtgttctatcagaccagcatggtttaaagttagatttcaacaacaacaaaaa contains:
- the LOC114711021 gene encoding pancreatic alpha-amylase, which translates into the protein MKFFLLISLIGFCWAQYDPQTQYGRTAIVHLFEWRWVDIAKECERYLAPKGFGGVQVSPPNENIVVYNPSRPWWERYQPISYKLCTRSGNEDEFRDMVTRCNNVGVRIYVDAVINHMCGAGGGAGTSSTCGSYYNANNRDFPSVPYSAWDFNDGKCDGEIYNYNDANQVRNCRLSGLLDLALEKDYVRTTVANYMNRLIDMGVAGFRLDAAKHMWPGDIKAILDKLHNLNTQWFSQGSRPFIFQEVIDLGGEAIKGSEYFGNGRVTEFKYGAKLGTVIRKWNGEKMSYLKNWGEGWGFVPSDRALVFVDNHDNQRGHGAGGASILTFWDARMYKMAVGFMLAHPYGFTRVMSSYRWARNFQNGQDVNDWIGPPNNNGVTKEVTINPDTTCGNDWVCEHRWRQIRNMVAFRNVVNGQPFSNWWDNGSNQVAFGRGNRGFIVFNNDDWSLSTTLQTGLPAGTYCDVISGDKIDGNCTGIKVTVGSDGKAHFSISNSAEDPFIAIHAESKL